In Aegilops tauschii subsp. strangulata cultivar AL8/78 chromosome 3, Aet v6.0, whole genome shotgun sequence, one genomic interval encodes:
- the LOC120976849 gene encoding small polypeptide DEVIL 4: MEVCGAEEKQTPPKKRSGGKGAAMGVRADGGGKGRRPSFPGRCARLVKEQRARFYIMRRCVTMLVCWRDYA, translated from the coding sequence ATGGAGGTCTGCGGCGCCGAGGAGAAGCAGACGCCGCCCAAGAAGAGGAGCGGCGGGAAGGGGGCGGCGATGGGCGTGCGCGCGGACGGCGGCGGCAAGGGCCGGCGGCCGTCCTTCCCCGGGCGGTGCGCGCGGCTCGTCAAGGAGCAGCGCGCGCGGTTCTACATCATGCGCCGCTGCGTCACCATGCTCGTGTGCTGGCGCGACTACGCCTGA